The proteins below come from a single Triticum aestivum cultivar Chinese Spring chromosome 5D, IWGSC CS RefSeq v2.1, whole genome shotgun sequence genomic window:
- the LOC123121099 gene encoding aspartokinase 1, chloroplastic-like, with amino-acid sequence MATALRLAAVARDSPAAVSKLGRERASLCAIARPGGQCFARRGLVLRCQSGAAAAAATINKGGAADGAGAAAGFTVVMKFGGSSLASAAWMREVADLILSFPEETPVVVLSAMGKTTNNLLLAGEKAVSCGATKASEINELAVIKKLHLRTIDELGLDSSIVSGFLDELEQLLKGVAMMKELTLRTRDYLVSFGECMSTRIFSAYLNKLGKKARQVHTSILASNNLVVWLQLCFAAYMSGPVGAIRQNISITFYLMRRM; translated from the exons ATGGCGACCGCGCTGCGTCTCGCGGCGGTCGCGCGGGACTCTCCGGCGGCCGTCTCCAAGCTCGGGAGGGAGAGGGCCTCGCTGTGCGCCATCGCTAGGCCGGGTGGGCAATGCTTTGCGCGGAGGGGGCTGGTGCTCCGCTGCCAGAGCGGGGCAGCCGCAGCGGCGGCAACTATCAATaagggcggggcggcggatggAGCCGGGGCAGCGGCGGGATTCACCGTCGTGATGAAGTTCGGCGGCTCCTCGCTGGCGTCGGCCGCGTGGATGCGGGAGGTGGCCGACCTCATCCTGAGCTTCCCCGAGGAGACGCCCGTCGTCGTCCTCTCCGCCATGGGGAAGACCACCAACAACCTCCTCCTG GCCGGAGAGAAGGCGGTGAGCTGCGGCGCTACCAAGGCGTCAGAAATCAACGAGCTCGCCGTCATCAAAAAGCTCCATCTTAG GACCATTGATGAGCTTGGACTAGATAGCTCGATTGTTTCAG GTTTCTTGGACGAATTGGAGCAACTACTTAAGGGTGTTGCTATGATGAAAGAGCTGACTCTTAGGACACGAGATTACCTTGTTTCCTTTGGTGAATGCATGTCTACAAGAATATTTTCTGCATATTTGAATAAACTTGGGAAGAAGGCACGACAGGTACATACTTCTATTCTAGCAAGCAACAATTTAGTAGTTTGGTTACAACTTTGTTTTGCAGCATACATGTCTGGACCAGTTGGTGCAATTAGACAGAATATTTCAATCACCTTCTATCTCATGCGGAGGATGTAG